A single region of the Nicotiana sylvestris chromosome 6, ASM39365v2, whole genome shotgun sequence genome encodes:
- the LOC104222216 gene encoding small ribosomal subunit protein eS8 → MGISRDSMHKRRATGGKKKAWRKKRKYELGRQPANTKISSNKTVRRIRVRGGNVKWRALRLDTGNYSWGSEATTRKTRILDVVYNASNNELVRTQTLVKSAIVQVDAAPFKQWYLQHYGVDIGRKKKGAAKKETAEEGEGAAAAAEETKKSNHVARKLEKRQKDRQLDAHLEEQFGAGRLLACISSRPGQCGRADGYILEGKELEFYMKKLQKKKGKAGAGGAA, encoded by the exons ATGG GTATCTCACGAGATTCTATGCACAAAAGACGTGCCACTGGTGGCAAGAAGAAAGCTTGGAGGAAGAAGCGAAA GTACGAGCTTGGCCGTCAACCTGCGAATACTAAGATCTCAAGTAACAAGACAGTCAGACGAATTCGTGTTCGTGGTGGCAATGTGAAATGGAGAGCACTGAGATTGGATACAGGAAACTATTCATGGGGTAGTGAAGCAACCACCCGTAAGACTCGTATCCTTGATGTGGTCTACAATGCCTCCAACAATGAACTTGTTCGCACACAAACTCTAGTTAAGAGTGCAATCGTTCAGGTTGATGCAGCACCTTTTAAACAGTGGTACCTCCAGCACTACGGTGTTGACATTGGTAGGAAGAAGAAGGGGGCTGCTAAGAAAGAAACTGCCGAG GAGGGAGAAGGTGCTGCTGCTGCTGCAGAGGAAACTAAGAAGAGCAACCATGTAGCCCGAAAACTTGAGAAGCGCCAGAAGGATCGCCAACTTGATGCTCACCTTGAAGAACAATTTGGTGCTGGTAGGCTCTTGGCCTGCATCTCATCTCGGCCCGGTCAGTGTGGCAGAGCTGATGG GTATATCTTGGAGGGCAAAGAACTTGAGTTCTATATGAAGAAGCTACAGAAGAAGAAGGGCAAGGCTGGAGCTGGTGGAGCTGCTTAA